In Brachypodium distachyon strain Bd21 chromosome 2, Brachypodium_distachyon_v3.0, whole genome shotgun sequence, one genomic interval encodes:
- the LOC100840315 gene encoding tyrosine decarboxylase 1, with amino-acid sequence MAPPSHFSNVAATVPVVVDKPQQCSNALDADDFRRQGHQVIDFIAEYYGGMADYPVHPSVTPGFLRNLLPASAPSRAEPDAFSSALKDIRDHILPGMTHWQSPRHFAHFPASSSTVGALGEALTAGINVVPFTWAASPAATELEMVVVDWLGKALHLPETLLFAGGGGGTLLGTSCEAILCALVAARDRKLAEIGGRRIGDLVVYCSDQTHFAFRKAARIAGILREHIREIQTCHANMFALSATALEAAMQADVEAGLVPLFVCATVGTTQTTAVDPIGELCTVTAPHGVWVHVDAAYAGSALVCPEFRHVINGVESVDSFSMNAHKWLLTNNDCCAMWVKKPSELIAALGTEQEYILKDSASEGHDIVDYKDWTMTLTRRFRALKMWLVLRCYGIDGLREHIRSHVRMAEAFENLVRADERFEVVTDRQFALVCFRLRSPEKYGGEKTANELNRSLLEEVNAVTLGPYMSSANVGGMYMLRCAVGSTLTEDCHVTDGWKVVQDRATSILRKMEIIYSVLG; translated from the coding sequence ATGGCCCCACCGTCGCACTTCTCCAAtgtcgccgccaccgtcccCGTGGTGGTGGACAAGCCGCAGCAATGCTCCAACGCGCTCGACGCTGACGACTTCCGGCGTCAGGGTCACCAAGTTATCGACTTCATCGCCGAGTACTACGGCGGCATGGCCGACTACCCCGTCCACCCCAGCGTCACCCCCGGCTTCCTCCGCAACCTGCTCCCCGCCAGCGCGCCGTCCCGTGCGGAGCCCGACGCGTTCAGCTCGGCGCTCAAGGACATCCGCGACCATATCCTCCCTGGCATGACCCACTGGCAGAGCCCTCGCCATTTCGCGCACTTCCCTGCGTCCAGCAGCACCGTCGGCGCCCTCGGCGAGGCTCTCACTGCCGGCATCAATGTCGTCCCGTTCACGTGGGCCGCTTCGCCGGCCGCCACCGAGCTCGAGATGGTGGTAGTGGACTGGCTCGGCAAGGCGCTGCACTTGCCGGAAACTCTCTTGTtcgccggaggcggcgggggcacgcTTCTGGGCACCTCGTGCGAGGCCATACTCTGCGCTCTCGTCGCTGCGAGGGACCGGAAGCTCGCCGAGATTGGGGGGAGGAGAATTGGCGACCTTGTCGTCTATTGCTCTGACCAGACCCATTTCGCCTTCCGGAAGGCTGCACGTATCGCCGGGATCCTGCGGGAACACATCCGTGAGATACAGACGTGCCATGCAAACATGTTCGCGCTCTCGGCCACGGCGCTGGAAGCCGCCATGCAGGCTGACGTGGAGGCCGGTCTGGTCCCACTGTTCGTGTGCGCAACGGTTGGGACCACCCAGACAACGGCCGTTGACCCGATTGGTGAGCTTTGCACCGTCACGGCACCTCACGGTGTTTGGGTCCACGTGGACGCGGCTTATGCCGGCTCCGCGTTGGTCTGCCCAGAGTTTCGGCACGTGATCAATGGTGTGGAGTCTGTGGATTCGTTCAGCATGAACGCCCACAAATGGCTCCTCACCAATAACGATTGCTGCGCGATGTGGGTGAAGAAGCCATCCGAGCTCATCGCCGCGCTGGGCACGGAGCAGGAGTACATCCTCAAAGACTCCGCCTCAGAGGGCCACGACATCGTGGACTACAAGGACTGGACAATGACATTGACGCGCCGGTTCCGTGCGCTCAAGATGTGGCTTGTGCTGCGTTGCTACGGCATCGACGGCTTGCGCGAGCACATCCGCTCCCACGTGCGCATGGCCGAGGCGTTCGAGAACTTGGTGAGGGCCGATGAGAGGTTCGAGGTTGTGACGGATAGGCAGTTCGCATTGGTGTGCTTCAGGCTCCGGTCTCCGGAGAAATACGGTGGCGAGAAGACGGCCAATGAGCTCAATCGGAGCCTCCTTGAGGAGGTGAACGCGGTCACCTTGGGGCCGTACATGAGCTCCGCAAACGTAGGAGGCATGTATATGCTGAGGTGTGCCGTCGGGAGCACGCTCACAGAGGACTGCCACGTCACGGATGGTTGGAAGGTCGTCCAGGATCGGGCTACATCGATCCTTCGCAAAATGGAGATCATCTACAGTGTGCTTGGTTAA
- the LOC100840624 gene encoding F-box protein At4g18380: MEGWPCAEGGAPARGEEEEEEDQFDRLPDEVLLDVFNRIGDVKALGRCALVSRRFHELVPLVDSVFVRVDCVIPDEPPSSSASSPQAAAAAPGRGRGALAHLARLVLGGIVRPIQALGQILSPTLAIVSRRPVAPPALPPPPAGDISHHSPSEVLRSFKELRRLGIELPTGELGIDDGVLLKWKADFGSTLGSCVIFGASSVSSKPPPTPSPTAVDSSATSPDSTRDPEDLASIPESLHTNGGLKLRVVWTISSLIAASARHYLLQPIIADHDTLDSLNLTDADGQGVLTMNKKQLQELRVRPVLPSGNSHRTLMPALIMRLWYAPHLELPGGVLLKGATLVAIRPSDDVLREGGGFEAAGPAGASWISDAFEEPYRTAAKVLFKRRTYSLEMNSF; the protein is encoded by the coding sequence ATGGAGGGGTGGCCGTGTGCGGAGGGAGGTGCGCCCgcgaggggagaggaggaggaggaggaggaccagTTCGACCGGCTGCCCGACGAGGTGCTCCTGGACGTCTTCAACCGCATCGGCGACGTCAAGGCGCTCGGCCGGTGCGCCCTCGTGTCCCGCCGCTTCCACGAGCTCGTCCCGCTCGTCGACTCCGTCTTCGTGCGCGTCGACTGCGTCATACCCGACGAGCCGCCGTCCTCGTCGGCCAGCTCCCCgcaggccgccgcggcggcccctGGGCGGGGGCGGGGCGCGCTCGCCCACCTCGCGCGCCTCGTGCTCGGCGGCATCGTCAGGCCCATCCAGGCGCTCGGGCAGATCCTCTCCCCCACCCTGGCGATCGTCTCCCGCCGCCCCGTGGCCCCGCCCGCcttgccgcctccgcccgctgGGGACATCTCCCACCACTCGCCCTCCGAGGTCCTCCGCTCCTTCAAGGAGCTTCGCCGCCTCGGCATCGAGTTGCCCACCGGCGAGCTCGGCATCGATGACGGCGTCCTCCTCAAGTGGAAGGCCGACTTCGGGTCCACCCTCGGCAGCTGCGTCATCTTCGGCGCATCGTCTGTCTCGTCAaagccgccgccaacgccgtCCCCTACTGCCGTGGACAGCTCGGCTACCTCTCCCGATTCGACTAGGGACCCTGAAGATTTGGCAAGCATCCCTGAGTCACTTCATACGAATGGGGGACTTAAGCTCCGTGTTGTTTGGACGATCAGCTCACTGATTGCTGCATCCGCACGGCATTACTTGCTGCAGCCAATCATCGCAGATCATGATACACTTGATAGCTTGAACCTGACGGACGCTGATGGGCAGGGAGTACTCACTATGAACAAGAAACAGCTGCAGGAGTTGCGAGTGCGACCTGTGTTGCCTTCTGGGAACTCACATCGCACACTCATGCCGGCGCTCATTATGCGACTGTGGTACGCTCCGCACCTTGAGCTTCCTGGGGGAGTACTGCTGAAGGGTGCGACACTGGTGGCAATCAGACCTAGTGATGATGTACTGAGGGAAGGGGGAGGGTTTGAGGCTGCTGGTCCGGCAGGTGCTAGCTGGATCTCAGATGCTTTTGAGGAGCCATATCGAACGGCAGCGAAGGTGCTTTTCAAGCGCAGGACATACAGCCTTGAAATGAACTCGTTCTGA
- the LOC100841132 gene encoding uncharacterized protein LOC100841132 gives MARRAQQLSAGCCFLVALALACGVASVASQGQPRKSVPANGPPRTIPPKAKFETISFDKFSSKRQYTISCAPSPCIVSCPSRCPNKCLASCSYCMSFCMCDIWPGTSCGDPRFTGGDGNTFYFHGKKDQDFCIVSDRDLHINAHFIGNHNPAMKRSFTWVQAIGVSFGDHHLYIGARKAVEWDEEEDHIEITLDGEAIDVETAKNAQWVSRALPGLSVTRTDTVNTVNVELDGVFSISANAVPITDEDSRIHNYGKTGNDSLVHLDLGFRFHSLTEDVDGVLGQTYRPDFVSKVDITANMPIMGGAPKYLSSSLFSTDCAVSRFRRNNAARASIYASLE, from the exons ATGGCGCGGCGTGCTCAGCAGCTGTCTGCAGGCTGCTGCTTCCTGGTGGCGCTTGCGCTGGCGTGCGGCGTGGCCTCTGTGGCGTCACAGGGACAGCCTAGGAAGTCCGTGCCGGCGAATGGTCCGCCCAGGACGATCCCGCCCAAGGCCAAGTTCGAGACCATCAGCTTCGACAAATTCAGCAGCAAGCGCCAGTACACGATCAGCTGCGCTCCTTCGCCCTGCATCGTGTCCTGCCCGTCCCGCTGCCCCAACAAGTGCCTCGCCTCCTGCAGCTACTGCATGTCATTCTGCA TGTGTGATATCTGGCCGGGCACTTCGTGCGGTGACCCTCGCTTCACCGGCGGAGACGGCAACACCTTCTACTTCCACGGCAAGAAGGACCAGGACTTCTGCATCGTCTCCGACAGGGACCTCCACATCAACGCCCACTTCATCGGCAACCACAACCCGGCCATGAAGCGGAGCTTCACATGGGTGCAGGCCATCGGCGTCAGCTTCGGCGACCACCACCTCTACATCGGCGCCCGCAAGGCCGTCGAAtgggacgaggaagaggaccACATCGAGATCACCTTGGACGGCGAGGCCATCGACGTGGAGACCGCCAAGAACGCGCAGTGGGTGTCCAGGGCGCTGCCCGGCCTGTCCGTCACGCGCACCGACACCGTCAACACGGTCAACGTGGAGCTCGACGGCGTGTTCAGCATATCCGCCAACGCCGTGCCGATCACCGACGAGGACTCCAGGATCCACAACTACGGCAAGACCGGAAACGACAGCCTCGTGCACCTTGACCTCGGCTTCAGGTTCCACTCCCTCACAGAGGACGTGGACGGCGTGCTCGGCCAGACCTACCGCCCGGACTTCGTCAGCAAGGTCGACATCACTGCCAACATGCCCATCATGGGCGGCGCGCCAAAGTACCTCTCGTCGAGCCTCTTCTCGACGGACTGCGCCGTCTCCAGGTTCCGCCGCAACAATGCAGCAAGAGCATCCATCTACGCTTCCCTGGAATAA